From a region of the Oncorhynchus keta strain PuntledgeMale-10-30-2019 chromosome 13, Oket_V2, whole genome shotgun sequence genome:
- the LOC118392352 gene encoding NADH dehydrogenase [ubiquinone] 1 alpha subcomplex subunit 5-like — protein MAGVLKKTTGLVGLAVSHNPHERLRILYSKILASLQIMPQDAAYRKYTEQLVHDRFDLIKAEPDVEKLEKKINCGQIEEVIHQAECELALSRKMAEWKPWEPLIEEPPVNQWKWPV, from the exons ATGGCTGGTGTTCTGAAAAAG ACCACAGGCTTGGTGGGACTGGCCGTGTCTCACAACCCTCATGAG CGCCTGAGGATCCTGTACAGTAAGATCCTGGCGTCTCTCCAGATCATGCCTCAGGACGCAGCCTACAGAAAGTACACAGAACAGCTTGTCCATGACCGCTTTGACCTTATCAAAGCT GAGCCTGATGTGGAGAAACTAGAGAAGAAAATCAACTGTGGTCAGATTGAGGAGGTCATTCACCAG GCGGAGTGTGAGTTGGCACTATCCAGGAAGATGGCGGAGTGGAAACCATGGGAACCACTGATTGAAGAGCCCCCTGTCAACCAATGGAAGTGGCCTGTTTAA
- the LOC118392353 gene encoding ankyrin repeat and SOCS box protein 15-like — protein sequence MEDVDRCEEELIEYAIRESIRDVSIDSIRTVSGDYLRIVTAIEQGDVCTLQELSGLQAFTERDSRGWLPLHRAAVQSQGEVLDQVLLASCDVTVDDVTADGDTALILAAQEGLLENVRTLLQHGASPHKTNSLNESPLLLAVREGSYDMVSTLIICGAFVEQVCLKKWMAIHEAAKVGCSAILVLLLKHGAKVTAVDGHNVTPLGIAAEYAHVEALDILIKNGGDVNAQAYNGDSVLYDAAGSGNLDCIYLLLQAGANPNIASLACQLPIHRAAYEGHILALRTFIPITTKRAIRLSGQSPVHSAADGGHVDCLELLIEKGFDVNAQLDTHISENYGDMRRSPLYFAVSNSDLTCTEMLLAAGAKTDLDPLRCFLVAVRAGRYELVRLLLSRGAEVNCYFRMISDTLFPTALQYCLRDHTILRLLLNNGYDVDKCFMCNHGNGQDMDCDSWVDYRNNHRRTLFYNQDCRAPFCEIISLSSVVNLAGSVVRMLLDYIRHPRICPNLLRVLEKQKEWPDICDILDNPLSLQHQCRLVIRRQMTPRRLNDPQVMAAVPFPPSLKHYLTYRENDEYGGLAATHS from the exons ATGGAAGACGTCGATAGATGTGAGGAGGAGCTTATTGAGTATGCCATTCGAGAGAGTATTCGAGATGTATCAATAGACAG CATACGAACAGTCAGTGGTGACTATCTGAGGATAGTGACTGCCATCGAGCAAG GTGATGTGTGTACCCTGCAGGAGCTGTCTGGGTTGCAGGCTTTCACAGAGAGGGACAGCAGAGGGTGGCTTCCCCTACACAGAGCCGCTGTGCAGTCCCAGGGAGAGGTCTTGGATCAGGTCCTGCTGG CTTCCTGTGATGTGACTGTGGATGATGTGACTGCAGACGGTGACACAGCGTTGATTCTGGCTGCTCAGGAGGGTCTGCTGGAGAACGTCAGGACTCTACTGCAGCATGGAGCGTCTCCACACAAAACCAACAGCCTGAACGAGTCCCCACTGCTGctcg cGGTGAGAGAGGGATCATATGACATGGTGTCCACTCTGATCATTTGTGGGGCCTTCGTGGAACAGGTGTGTCTGAAGAAGTGGATGGCCATTCACGAGGCAGCCAAG GTGGGCTGCAGTGCCATCCTGGTGCTTCTGCTGAAACATGGGGCCAAGGTGACAGCTGTAGATGGGCACAATGTCACCCCGCTGGGCATCGCAGCAGAGTACGCCCACGTGGAGGCCCTGGATATACTCATAAAGAACG GTGGCGACGTGAACGCCCAGGCATATAACGGAGACAGTGTTCTGTACGATGCAGCCGGCTCAGGGAACCTGGACTGCATATACCTCCTCCTGCAAGCTGGAGCCAACCCTAACATAGCCAGTCTGGCCTGCCAGCTGCCCATACACAGAGCTGCCTATGAGGGACACATCCT TGCTCTGAGGACCTTCATCCCCATCACAACTAAGAGAGCCATCCGTCTGTCTGGCCAGAGCCCAGTCCACTCGGCAGCAGATGGAGGCCATGTTGACTGTCTGGAGCTGCTCATAGAGAAAGGCTTCGATGTCAACGCTCAGCTGGACACACACATCTCAG AGAACTACGGGGACATGAGGCGGAGTCCGCTCTACTTCGCCGTATCCAACAGTGATCTCACCTGCACAGAGATGCTGCTGGCTGCCGGCGCCAAAACTGACCTGGACCCGCTACGCTGCTTCCTGGTGGCTGTACGCGCTGGGAG GTATGAGCTGGTGCGTCTGCTATTGTCCAGGGGTGCCGAGGTCAACTGCTACTTCAGAATGATCAGTGACACACTGTTTCCCACCGCGTTGCAGTACTGTCTCAGAGATCACACGATTCTGCGCCTGCTGCTCAACAACGGCTACGACGTAGACAAGTGCTTCATGTGTAACCATGGCAACGGGCAGGATATGGACTGCGACTCCTGGGTCGACTACCGAAATAACCATAGAAGAACTTTATTTTATAACCAGGACTGCAGAGCTCCG TTCTGTGAAATCATCTCCCTGTCGTCGGTGGTCAACCTGGCGGGGAGTGTGGTACGGATGCTTCTGGACTACATCAGACACCCACGTATCTGCCCCAACCTCCTACGGGTCCTGGAGAAACAGAAAGAGTGGCCAGACATCTGTGACATTCTGG ACAACCCGCTGTCCCTGCAGCACCAGTGTCGTTTGGTCATTAGGAGACAGATGACCCCTAGAAGACTGAATGACCCTCAGGTCATGGCTGCCGTACCGTTCCCCCCGTCACTCAAACACTACCTC